The following coding sequences lie in one Vanessa tameamea isolate UH-Manoa-2023 chromosome 17, ilVanTame1 primary haplotype, whole genome shotgun sequence genomic window:
- the LOC113400372 gene encoding chitinase domain-containing protein 1: MKCIITIIQVLLMSSLCICTLSPPADKKSQKGVKPQEGTRKNNVLDRKLVVETPYVKDVLKYHATYHQDISIRNFKNTVLGYVTPWNNKGYDVAKTWAPKFNYISPVWLQIKRQTPNIYIVSGLHDVDHGWMKTVRQKGMDTNLKILPRLLFENWQPSDLKAFFMEPTSMTEQKALIEEVKKVCRQWMFDGIVLEIMSQIGKYIDKSVKFIQQFGLEMTEDDLSLILVYPPFRGYPSDEFFIQAFNEIYPYVHAVSVMTYDFSNPQKPGPNAPLYWMRLCIEKLIGKEENPSKRAKILLGLNFYGNSYTANGGGPIVGTEYIELLKNAKANQVLTYNNNTAENYIEVRTSQGTKKIFFPTLYSIQKRLDLAREYGTGVAIWELGQGLDYFYDLF, from the exons ATGAaatgtataattacaataatacaagttttattaaTGTCAAGTTTGTGCATTTGTACTTTATCACCACCGGCTGATAAAAAATCTCAAAAGGGTGTAAAACCGCAAGAAGGTACTaggaaaaataatgttttggaTCGAAAATTAGTGGTGGAAACACCCTATGTGAAAGACGTACTTAAATATCATGCAACTTATCATCAGGATATTTCGATTCGTAACTTTAAAAACACGGTTTTGGGCTATGTGACACCT tggaACAACAAAGGTTACGACGTAGCAAAGACATGGGCTCCAAAATTCAACTATATATCCCCAGTATGGCTGCAGATTAAGAGACAGActccaaatatttatatagtttctgGTTTACATGATGTAGATCACGGATGGATGAAAACCGTCAGACAAAAAGGAATggatactaatttaaaaa TTCTGCCAAGGTTATTGTTTGAAAATTGGCAACCATCAGATTTGAAAGCTTTCTTCATGGAGCCAACCTCAATGACTGAACAAAAGGCCCTGATTGAGGAGGTAAAGAAAGTCTGTCGACAATGGATGTTTGATGGAATAGTCTTAGAGATAATGTCCCaaattggaaaatatattgacaagtcagttaaatttattcaacaatttg GTTTGGAAATGACTGAAGATGATTTAAGCTTAATTTTGGTGTATCCTCCTTTCCGAGGCTATCCTAGTGATGAGTTCTTCATTCAggcttttaatgaaatttatccTTATGTCCATGCTGTTTCGGTCATGACATATGACTTTTCAAATCCTCAAAAGCCTg GACCGAATGCACCTTTATATTGGATGAGACTTTGCATCGAAAAATTAATAGGCAAGGAAGAGAATCCATCTAAAAGGGCGAAAATATTGTTGGGATTGAATTTCTACGGCAACTCATACACTGCTAATGGTGGAGGCCCTATTGTTGGCACTGAATATATAGAACTATTGAAAAACGCAAAAGCTAATCAAGTtcttacatacaataataatactgcGGAAAACTATATTGAAGTGAG AACATCACAGGGtacaaaaaagatatttttcccCACTCTTTATTCCATTCAGAAGAGACTGGACCTTGCTCGTGAGTATGGCACCGGTGTTGCGATATGGGAGCTCGGGCAGGGCCTCGATTATTTCTATgacttattttaa